From one Acidibrevibacterium fodinaquatile genomic stretch:
- a CDS encoding MFS transporter, with protein sequence MTTFQQRRLGVMAAGFGTFINLYTTQAILAVLAGAYGVPLAETGLTVTAPLAAVAIVAPFVGSISDRLGRKRLIVGAGFLIAVPTLAIAFAPSFAALLAFRFAQGLLLPFIFAVTIAYIGDEVTDAENISLAGNYSIGTILGGFCGRLVAGYSAALIGWRAGFIFLGTLTAAAALIVMLCLPPEQRFRPQRGVRAALEGFAAHLVNPRLIATYAAGFAVLFSIVATFTFVNFLLAAPPYRLGPAELSNVFATYLVALVSTPLATRLAIRFGRRVTLTLAALSGIAGLLLTLAAPLGWVVAGLALGVGGMFIEQVMALGFIGTVAARAKSTAVGLYVTFYYIGGSLGGLLPAGIWHAAGWPGCVALVATVQLVMLAIALPFWRPA encoded by the coding sequence GTGACGACATTCCAGCAACGCCGCCTTGGCGTCATGGCGGCCGGCTTCGGCACTTTCATCAATCTTTATACCACCCAGGCCATTCTCGCCGTTCTTGCTGGCGCCTATGGTGTGCCGCTCGCCGAAACCGGCCTCACGGTCACCGCGCCACTGGCCGCGGTTGCGATCGTCGCCCCGTTCGTCGGCTCGATTTCGGATCGGCTGGGGCGCAAGCGCCTGATCGTTGGCGCTGGCTTTCTCATTGCCGTGCCGACGCTCGCCATCGCCTTCGCGCCGAGTTTCGCCGCCCTGCTCGCCTTCCGCTTCGCGCAAGGGCTGCTATTGCCGTTCATTTTCGCGGTGACGATCGCCTATATCGGCGATGAGGTGACGGATGCGGAGAATATCAGCCTTGCTGGCAATTATTCGATCGGCACTATTCTCGGCGGATTTTGTGGCCGCCTCGTCGCCGGCTACAGCGCGGCGTTGATCGGCTGGCGGGCCGGATTCATCTTTCTTGGAACCCTCACCGCGGCGGCGGCGCTGATCGTCATGCTATGCCTGCCCCCCGAGCAGCGTTTCCGCCCGCAACGCGGCGTTCGCGCCGCGCTTGAGGGGTTTGCCGCTCATCTCGTCAACCCGCGGCTGATCGCGACCTATGCCGCCGGTTTCGCGGTGCTGTTTTCGATCGTGGCGACCTTCACCTTCGTCAATTTCCTCTTGGCGGCGCCGCCTTATCGGCTCGGCCCGGCAGAACTCAGCAATGTCTTCGCGACCTATCTGGTCGCGCTCGTCTCGACGCCGCTCGCAACGAGGCTCGCCATTCGCTTCGGCCGGCGTGTGACCCTTACACTCGCGGCGCTGAGCGGGATCGCCGGGCTTTTGCTGACGCTCGCGGCGCCGCTCGGCTGGGTCGTCGCGGGGCTTGCGCTCGGGGTTGGCGGGATGTTCATCGAGCAGGTGATGGCGCTCGGCTTTATCGGCACGGTGGCGGCGCGGGCGAAATCCACCGCGGTCGGGCTCTATGTTACTTTCTATTATATCGGCGGCAGCCTCGGCGGCCTGCTCCCCGCCGGCATTTGGCATGCGGCTGGCTGGCCGGGGTGCGTTGCCCTCGTCGCCACGGTTCAGCTCGTGATGTTGGCGATCGCGCTGCCCTTTTGGCGCCCAGCCTGA
- a CDS encoding YebC/PmpR family DNA-binding transcriptional regulator, whose amino-acid sequence MAGHSQFKNIMHRKGAQDARKARQFAKLIREITVSARAGLPDPAANPRLRAACAAAREANMPRDTIERAIKKASGTTGGEDFVEIRYEGYGPAGVAVIVEALTDNRNRTASDIRSAFAKHGGALGETNSVSFLFTRSGVVRYPRRVADDDTMLEAAIEAGAENVVSDDEGHEVTTGVEDFFAVRDALEARFGPPETARIEWRPGTLVTLDEEKAASVLKLLDALEESDDVQNVYANFDIPEMVMRKLSA is encoded by the coding sequence ATGGCTGGACATTCCCAATTCAAGAACATCATGCACCGCAAGGGGGCGCAGGATGCCCGCAAGGCGCGGCAATTCGCGAAGCTCATTCGCGAAATCACCGTCTCCGCCCGCGCCGGCCTGCCTGACCCTGCTGCCAATCCGCGTCTGCGCGCTGCCTGTGCCGCGGCGCGCGAGGCCAATATGCCGCGCGATACCATCGAGCGGGCGATCAAAAAGGCCAGTGGCACCACCGGCGGCGAGGATTTCGTCGAAATCCGCTATGAGGGTTACGGCCCGGCCGGGGTTGCGGTGATCGTCGAGGCGCTGACCGACAACCGCAACCGCACCGCGTCTGACATCCGCTCGGCGTTTGCCAAACACGGCGGCGCCCTTGGCGAGACCAACTCGGTTTCGTTCCTGTTCACCCGGAGCGGCGTCGTGCGCTATCCGAGGCGCGTCGCTGATGACGACACGATGCTGGAGGCGGCGATCGAGGCGGGGGCGGAGAATGTCGTGAGCGATGACGAGGGCCATGAGGTCACCACCGGGGTCGAGGATTTCTTTGCCGTCCGTGACGCGCTCGAGGCCCGCTTCGGCCCGCCCGAGACGGCGCGGATCGAGTGGCGGCCGGGAACCCTGGTTACGCTGGACGAGGAAAAAGCGGCGAGCGTGCTCAAATTGCTCGACGCCCTGGAGGAGAGCGACGACGTGCAGAACGTCTACGCCAATTTCGACATTCCCGAGATGGTGATGCGGAAGCTTTCGGCCTGA
- a CDS encoding metal ABC transporter ATP-binding protein: MSLLAFHNVTLAFGGREVLRGIDLTIEAGEFVGLLGPNGAGKTTLLRAALGLLAPRTGEVRVFGAPARRGNPAIGTIPQSRAFPGAMRLSGYDLVAGVVRGHRLGLPILGRDGRREVAAALERVGASALARRPLGELSGGERQRLLLAQALIGEPRLLLLDEPLINLDPRHQHEIVTLVRDVQRERGLTVIFTTHEINPLLGVLDRVLYLGGGAAALGPVEAVITGPVLSRLYNAPIEVVRLGGRIFVFSGAAELEANAHRHDDGGHSHDA, from the coding sequence TTGAGCCTCCTCGCCTTTCATAACGTCACCTTGGCGTTCGGCGGGCGGGAGGTGTTGCGCGGCATCGATCTTACGATCGAGGCGGGGGAGTTCGTCGGCCTGCTTGGCCCCAATGGCGCCGGGAAGACGACGCTGCTGCGCGCCGCCCTTGGCCTTCTTGCGCCGCGCACGGGTGAGGTTCGCGTGTTCGGCGCGCCGGCGCGGCGGGGCAATCCGGCGATCGGCACCATTCCGCAAAGCCGCGCTTTTCCCGGCGCGATGCGGCTTTCGGGCTATGATCTGGTCGCGGGCGTGGTGCGCGGCCATCGCCTGGGCCTGCCCATCCTCGGCCGCGACGGGCGGCGCGAGGTCGCGGCGGCGCTCGAGCGGGTCGGGGCGAGCGCTTTGGCGCGGCGCCCGCTCGGCGAACTCTCGGGCGGCGAGCGGCAGCGCCTGCTGCTCGCGCAGGCGCTGATCGGCGAGCCGCGTTTGCTGCTTCTCGACGAGCCGCTGATCAATCTCGACCCGCGGCATCAGCACGAAATCGTCACCCTGGTGCGTGACGTTCAGCGCGAGCGTGGCCTCACGGTGATTTTCACCACGCACGAGATCAACCCGCTGCTCGGCGTGCTCGATCGGGTGCTCTATCTCGGGGGCGGCGCGGCGGCGCTGGGGCCGGTCGAGGCGGTGATCACCGGCCCTGTCTTGTCGCGCCTTTATAACGCGCCGATCGAGGTGGTGCGGCTCGGTGGGCGCATTTTCGTTTTCTCCGGCGCGGCCGAACTCGAAGCCAACGCCCATCGCCACGACGACGGCGGGCATTCTCACGATGCTTGA
- the ruvC gene encoding crossover junction endodeoxyribonuclease RuvC, which yields MIRVLGLDPGLRFTGWGVIGQEGSRLIHLADGVIATAAEAPVATRLCALHAALAALIAAHRPEEAAVEETYVNRNGQATLKLGYARGVALLAPALAGIAVAEYGAKTVKRSVVGTGGASKEQVAMMVRRLLPGATLSRLDAADALAVAICHAHHRASRLAWAQAS from the coding sequence ATGATCCGTGTCCTCGGCCTCGATCCTGGGCTGCGCTTCACCGGCTGGGGGGTGATCGGGCAGGAGGGCAGCCGGCTCATCCATCTCGCCGACGGGGTCATCGCGACCGCGGCCGAGGCGCCGGTTGCGACGCGGCTCTGTGCGCTGCACGCGGCGCTCGCCGCTTTGATCGCGGCGCATCGGCCGGAGGAGGCAGCGGTCGAGGAGACCTATGTCAACCGCAACGGCCAGGCGACGCTGAAGCTCGGCTATGCCCGCGGGGTCGCGTTGCTCGCGCCGGCCCTGGCCGGGATCGCGGTCGCCGAATATGGCGCGAAGACGGTCAAGCGTTCGGTGGTCGGGACCGGCGGGGCGAGCAAGGAGCAGGTGGCGATGATGGTGCGCCGGCTGTTGCCGGGGGCAACCCTGTCCCGGCTCGATGCCGCCGATGCGCTGGCGGTCGCGATCTGCCACGCCCATCACCGCGCGAGCCGCCTTGCCTGGGCGCAAGCCTCGTGA
- the ruvA gene encoding Holliday junction branch migration protein RuvA gives MIARLRGQVVQRGADHCVIDVGGVGYLVHASAPTLAALPAPPAVATLLIETHLREDALLLYGFAAPAERDWFRLLTTVQGVGAKVALAILATLPPGALAAAIAAGDRAALTRAPGVGAKLAARLLTELRERAGAMSAAEGVAARPLGEGAAEDALSALLNLGYRRPDAQAAVARAAEELGAGAGLDALIRASLRLLAR, from the coding sequence GTGATCGCGCGGCTCAGGGGCCAGGTGGTGCAGCGCGGCGCCGATCATTGCGTCATCGATGTCGGCGGTGTCGGCTATCTCGTCCACGCGAGTGCGCCGACGCTCGCCGCCCTGCCGGCGCCGCCTGCGGTCGCGACGCTGTTGATCGAAACCCATCTGCGCGAGGACGCGCTGCTGCTTTACGGTTTTGCCGCGCCCGCCGAGCGGGACTGGTTTCGCCTCCTGACCACTGTCCAGGGCGTCGGGGCCAAGGTCGCGCTCGCCATTCTCGCGACCTTGCCGCCTGGCGCGCTTGCCGCTGCCATCGCCGCCGGCGATCGCGCGGCGTTGACCCGTGCGCCGGGGGTCGGCGCCAAGCTCGCGGCGCGGCTTCTGACCGAACTGCGCGAGCGTGCCGGCGCGATGTCGGCGGCGGAAGGGGTGGCGGCGCGGCCCCTCGGCGAGGGGGCGGCAGAGGATGCGCTGTCGGCGCTGCTCAATCTCGGCTACCGGCGCCCGGACGCGCAAGCGGCGGTGGCGCGCGCGGCGGAGGAACTCGGCGCCGGCGCCGGGCTTGACGCCTTGATCCGCGCGAGTCTGCGGCTGCTTGCGCGATGA
- a CDS encoding metal ABC transporter permease — MLDYEFMRNAFAAAGIVAITAGIIGYFLVLRGQSFAGHALSHVGFTGATGAALLGIAPLAGLIAATLLAGLGMGVLGVDRASRDVAIGMVLAFALGLGMLFLHFFTSYATVATALLFGNVLAVERETILLLAALGAGALATLAVISRPLLFASLQPELAEAKGVSLRLYAVLFLAIVAIATALAAEVVGVLLVFTLLVGPAAAAMPVTRHVATGVALAATLALAEAWGGLVLAYYTDWPASFAITLLSAAFYALAHLGPGALARLRARR, encoded by the coding sequence ATGCTTGACTATGAGTTCATGCGCAACGCCTTCGCCGCTGCCGGCATCGTCGCCATCACGGCGGGGATCATCGGATATTTCCTGGTGCTGCGTGGCCAGAGTTTCGCCGGCCACGCATTGTCCCATGTCGGTTTCACCGGCGCGACCGGCGCGGCCCTGCTCGGGATCGCGCCGCTTGCCGGGTTGATCGCGGCGACCTTGCTGGCCGGGCTCGGGATGGGGGTGCTCGGGGTTGATCGTGCCAGCCGCGATGTCGCGATCGGCATGGTGCTCGCCTTCGCGCTCGGGCTCGGGATGCTGTTTCTGCATTTTTTCACGTCCTATGCGACCGTCGCGACCGCGCTGCTGTTCGGCAATGTGCTGGCGGTGGAACGGGAGACGATCCTGCTGCTCGCCGCCCTCGGCGCTGGCGCGCTCGCAACCCTCGCGGTGATTTCGCGCCCGCTTTTGTTTGCCAGCCTGCAGCCCGAACTCGCCGAGGCCAAGGGGGTTTCGCTGCGGCTCTATGCGGTTCTCTTTCTCGCCATCGTCGCCATCGCGACCGCGCTGGCGGCGGAGGTGGTCGGCGTGTTGCTGGTGTTTACTTTGTTGGTCGGCCCGGCGGCGGCGGCGATGCCGGTGACCCGCCATGTCGCGACCGGGGTCGCGCTGGCCGCGACATTGGCGCTCGCTGAGGCCTGGGGCGGCCTCGTGCTCGCGTATTATACGGATTGGCCGGCGAGCTTCGCGATCACCCTGCTCAGCGCCGCTTTTTATGCCCTCGCCCATCTCGGTCCCGGGGCTCTGGCGCGGCTTCGCGCGCGGCGCTAA